A DNA window from Camelina sativa cultivar DH55 chromosome 17, Cs, whole genome shotgun sequence contains the following coding sequences:
- the LOC104755898 gene encoding DCN1-like protein 4 isoform X2 codes for MRRSSTKKKSAESVATDLFRSASSKASTKEMDRIDQLFNQYANRSSNLIDPEGIEKLCSNLDVSHTDIRILMLAWKMKAEKQGYFTNEEWRRALKALRADTLNKLKKALPELEKEVRRPTNFADFYAYAFNYCLTEEKQKSIDIETICQLLEIVMGSTFRAQVDYFVEYLKIQNDYKVINMDQWMGLYRFCNEISFPDMGNYNPELAWPLILDNFVEWIAEKRA; via the exons ATGCGTCGCTCTTCAACCAAGAAGAAATCAGCTGAATCAGTCGCCACGGATCTCTTTCGCTCAg CTTCGAGCAAGGCCTCGACTAAAGAGATGGATCGTATTGATCAGTTATTCAATCAGTATGCCAATCGATCTTCCAATCTCATTGA CCCTGAAGGAATTGAGAAACTCTGCTCCAATTTGGATGTCTCCCATACTGATATCAGAATCTTGATGCTTGCTTg GAAAATGAAAGCTGAGAAACAAGGTTACTTCACTAAT GAGGAGTGGAGAAGAGCCCTCAAGGCTTTAAGAGCTGATACTCTCAATAAGTTGAAGAAAGCCCTTCCCGAGCTTGAGAAAGAG GTCAGGAGGCCTACCAATTTTGCAGATTTCTATGCTTATGCCTTCAATTATTGTCTAACAG aggaaaaacaaaagagtataGACATAGAGACTATCTGCCAACTCCTAGAAATTGTTATGGGATCTACTTTTCGAGCCCAAGTTGACTACTTTGTCGAGTATCTTAAG ATCCAAAACGACTACAAAGTCATAAACATGGACCAATGGATGGGGTTGTACCGGTTCTGTAACGAG ATAAGCTTCCCGGACATGGGCAACTACAACCCAGAGCTTGCATGGCCGTTGATTCTTGACAATTTTGTTGAGTGGATTGCTGAAAAAAGAGCCTGA
- the LOC104755898 gene encoding DCN1-like protein 4 isoform X1 yields MRRSSTKKKSAESVATDLFRSELSSAIKKKKSNKTTSSKASTKEMDRIDQLFNQYANRSSNLIDPEGIEKLCSNLDVSHTDIRILMLAWKMKAEKQGYFTNEEWRRALKALRADTLNKLKKALPELEKEVRRPTNFADFYAYAFNYCLTEEKQKSIDIETICQLLEIVMGSTFRAQVDYFVEYLKIQNDYKVINMDQWMGLYRFCNEISFPDMGNYNPELAWPLILDNFVEWIAEKRA; encoded by the exons ATGCGTCGCTCTTCAACCAAGAAGAAATCAGCTGAATCAGTCGCCACGGATCTCTTTCGCTCAg AATTGAGCTCtgcgattaaaaaaaaaaaatctaacaaaacca CTTCGAGCAAGGCCTCGACTAAAGAGATGGATCGTATTGATCAGTTATTCAATCAGTATGCCAATCGATCTTCCAATCTCATTGA CCCTGAAGGAATTGAGAAACTCTGCTCCAATTTGGATGTCTCCCATACTGATATCAGAATCTTGATGCTTGCTTg GAAAATGAAAGCTGAGAAACAAGGTTACTTCACTAAT GAGGAGTGGAGAAGAGCCCTCAAGGCTTTAAGAGCTGATACTCTCAATAAGTTGAAGAAAGCCCTTCCCGAGCTTGAGAAAGAG GTCAGGAGGCCTACCAATTTTGCAGATTTCTATGCTTATGCCTTCAATTATTGTCTAACAG aggaaaaacaaaagagtataGACATAGAGACTATCTGCCAACTCCTAGAAATTGTTATGGGATCTACTTTTCGAGCCCAAGTTGACTACTTTGTCGAGTATCTTAAG ATCCAAAACGACTACAAAGTCATAAACATGGACCAATGGATGGGGTTGTACCGGTTCTGTAACGAG ATAAGCTTCCCGGACATGGGCAACTACAACCCAGAGCTTGCATGGCCGTTGATTCTTGACAATTTTGTTGAGTGGATTGCTGAAAAAAGAGCCTGA